A window of the Cannabis sativa cultivar Pink pepper isolate KNU-18-1 chromosome X, ASM2916894v1, whole genome shotgun sequence genome harbors these coding sequences:
- the LOC115700142 gene encoding protein OXIDATIVE STRESS 3 LIKE 4, translating into MEVFVGPTFGIDVSSPPAYVMESAQDKHASVASCLYGAGSEICLPNKTHQTAEDEDDSSNCSSSIGAPDDSDDDASSQGDADEVQSKFRGGSLSTLDSIEEALPIKRGLSNHFSGKSKSFTNLSEVSAVTDLKKKENPLNKRRRILIASKWSRKSFYSWSNPKSMPLLTLNEDEEDDEEHHQFKGQSSSMENNKHKEHDDSHDEYDDDDEDEDDDGQSCGFRHGRLSKLHDRRLNSFKIRSCFSLADLQEHKES; encoded by the exons ATGGAGGTCTTTGTTGGACCCACCTTCGGTATCGATGTCTCTTCACCACCGGCGTACGTTATGGAGTCGGCGCAGGACAAGCACGCGTCGGTCGCCTCCTGCTTGTACGGCGCTGGTTCAGAGATCTGCCTCCCGAACAAGACTCATCAGACTGCGGAGGATGAGGATGATTCCTCTAATTGTTCCTCTTCGATCGGAGCTCCGGACGACAGCGATGATGACGCCTCATCTCAAGGCGACGCCGACGAAGTCCAGAGCAAGTTTAGAGGCGGATCGCTTAGTACTTTGGACTCGATTGAAGAGGCTCTTCCGATCAA GAGAGGATTATCGAACCACTTTTCTGGAAAATCAAAATCGTTTACGAATTTATCAGAGGTGAGTGCAGTAACGGATCTTAAGAAGAAAGAGAATCCATTAAACAAAAGGAGGAGGATATTAATAGCATCCAAGTGGTCAAGGAAGTCATTCTACAGTTGGTCTAACCCAAAATCTATGCCTCTTTTGACTCTGAAcgaagatgaagaagatgatgaagaacACCACCAGTTCAAAGGACAATCATCATCCATGGAGAACAACAAGCATAAAGAACATGATGATAGTCACGATGAATACGACGATGATGACGAAGACGAAGACGACGATGGTCAATCATGTGGTTTTCGCCATGGGAGGTTATCGAAGCTTCATGATAGAAGACTTAACAGTTTCAAGATAAGGAGTTGTTTCTCTCTTGCAGATCTGCAAGAACACAAAGAatcataa